One segment of Desulfovermiculus halophilus DSM 18834 DNA contains the following:
- a CDS encoding transglycosylase SLT domain-containing protein produces the protein MRRREAMAALAAAGAGCLYPGLGSARTQQYGSGVQIIQPRTETIPRTAQARKNYEYRMGRAVLDLIDAWYGQGDLPIWGRPAAEIDMEKRVVNIAYWVMQFIPEHEDVYPVDPVWIMAQMMEESFYYEFAVSWAFAVGICQFMSATAQSVGMICPENSKVPEAELKRPESASAQKRLEKLQKQRRELINSDPALFRNARTKLKEVLKVLASGGGDLDPELDLSRLEQLEVLDERISEARSEYRAFLRANYEGRSIFNSRDVRFLYRFDQRVTYKKPIQGMIRIMAENLRARHGNLLAATAAYNAGLSRTYTDRAGYETYGRMPPFQETVGYLSRIVVSHHEIAKRM, from the coding sequence ATGCGCAGACGAGAAGCCATGGCTGCTTTGGCTGCTGCCGGAGCGGGGTGCTTGTACCCAGGGCTCGGCAGTGCACGGACCCAGCAGTATGGGTCCGGGGTGCAGATTATCCAGCCCAGGACCGAAACCATCCCCAGGACCGCGCAGGCGCGGAAGAACTATGAATACCGCATGGGACGGGCCGTACTGGATCTGATCGATGCCTGGTACGGACAGGGTGATCTTCCGATATGGGGACGTCCCGCGGCTGAGATCGACATGGAGAAAAGGGTGGTCAATATCGCCTACTGGGTCATGCAGTTCATCCCGGAGCACGAAGATGTCTACCCGGTTGATCCGGTCTGGATCATGGCCCAGATGATGGAAGAGTCATTCTATTATGAGTTTGCGGTGTCCTGGGCCTTTGCGGTGGGAATCTGCCAGTTCATGTCCGCAACCGCCCAATCTGTAGGAATGATATGCCCGGAGAACAGCAAAGTGCCCGAGGCCGAGCTCAAGCGCCCGGAATCAGCTTCGGCCCAAAAGCGGCTGGAAAAGCTGCAGAAACAGCGCAGGGAGCTGATCAATTCCGATCCGGCTTTATTCCGCAATGCCCGTACCAAGCTAAAGGAAGTCCTCAAGGTCCTGGCCTCAGGCGGGGGGGATCTGGATCCGGAACTGGACCTGTCCCGCCTGGAGCAGCTCGAGGTCCTGGATGAACGGATCTCTGAGGCCAGATCGGAATACAGGGCATTCCTGCGGGCCAACTACGAGGGGCGGAGCATCTTCAACTCCCGGGATGTCAGATTCCTCTACCGTTTTGATCAGCGGGTGACCTACAAAAAGCCCATCCAGGGGATGATCCGGATCATGGCCGAAAACCTCCGGGCACGGCACGGCAATCTCCTGGCGGCCACTGCCGCCTATAATGCGGGGCTGTCCCGAACCTATACCGACAGGGCCGGATATGAAACCTACGGCCGGATGCCCCCGTTTCAGGAAACCGTGGGCTATTTGAGCCGGATTGTGGTCAGCCATCACGAGATCGCCAAGAGGATGTAG
- a CDS encoding 2-hydroxyacid dehydrogenase — MTDRPCLFVTRRLPQAVMEFAHSRFRCTSNPQDRPLCKEEIIEGAQGCQALLCLLTDTVDSEVIEALPGLRVISNYAVGFDNIDLDAATRRGIPVCNTPGVLTSATADLTWALILAVSRRIPEADRYVRAGSFQGWDPLLMLGRELSGRALGIVGMGRIGRAVAKRAQGFDMRILYSKRTPLPPEEALPQAEHVSFEALLGESDIVSLHLPYSEQVHHLIDARALQTMKPGAILINTARGALIDEQALVEALKKRELAGAGLDVYEHEPAVHPGLHDLDRVVLAPHIGSATVEAREKMGFMAAENALAVLQGGQAHSIANPQVLDSKT, encoded by the coding sequence ATGACAGACCGGCCATGTCTTTTTGTGACCCGGCGACTGCCCCAGGCGGTCATGGAGTTTGCGCACAGCAGATTTCGCTGCACAAGCAATCCCCAAGACCGTCCACTGTGCAAAGAAGAGATCATCGAGGGGGCTCAGGGATGTCAGGCCCTGCTCTGTCTGCTCACGGACACTGTGGACAGTGAGGTCATTGAAGCCCTGCCCGGGTTGCGGGTAATATCCAACTATGCAGTCGGCTTTGACAATATCGATCTGGATGCGGCAACCCGCAGGGGAATACCTGTGTGCAATACGCCGGGAGTTCTCACCTCGGCAACCGCGGATTTGACCTGGGCCTTGATTCTGGCCGTCAGTCGAAGGATTCCTGAAGCTGACCGGTATGTACGAGCAGGCTCCTTTCAGGGCTGGGATCCCTTGCTGATGTTGGGCCGGGAGCTCAGCGGCCGGGCCCTGGGCATAGTCGGCATGGGCCGGATCGGACGAGCGGTGGCCAAAAGGGCGCAGGGCTTTGACATGCGCATCCTGTATTCCAAGCGCACCCCCCTGCCGCCTGAAGAGGCCCTTCCCCAGGCCGAGCATGTCAGCTTTGAGGCCCTGCTTGGCGAATCGGATATCGTCAGTCTGCATCTGCCCTATTCCGAACAGGTGCATCATCTGATCGACGCCCGGGCTTTGCAGACCATGAAGCCGGGGGCGATACTGATCAATACGGCCAGGGGTGCTTTGATCGATGAGCAGGCCCTGGTCGAAGCCCTGAAAAAGAGAGAGCTGGCCGGAGCCGGCCTGGATGTGTATGAACACGAGCCGGCTGTTCACCCCGGGTTGCATGATTTGGACCGGGTGGTCCTCGCTCCGCATATCGGCAGCGCTACAGTGGAGGCCCGGGAAAAGATGGGGTTTATGGCCGCTGAAAACGCCCTTGCCGTGCTCCAAGGCGGTCAAGCCCATTCCATAGCCAACCCTCAGGTTCTGGACTCGAAAACATGA
- a CDS encoding HD domain-containing protein translates to MPQPLRDAVSMCKTINRNGFDAYIINSGLQKAVLEDGHEQEVELATDISFSDLQRLFPHAVPGRQEGQVGEIREGESLFRLYAADVEPASHMDVAMVKLTPRLRNKLQERGELPANLACPIFYGTVEADEGFAGWDGGEIRLRGLPDETLRSNFLLAIRALRFAVNFNLPIEANTWMAIVRHARAVVDYVPVYDIMDEWRKVEAENMWHFVRLLFDSQILHGLIPEVAALSRVWQVKNESGQEETVFEHTIEVMRYYTEQLPYDWFGTMACMLHDAGKLHTVEYTEDRWTFHQHPHVGAKLARLILRRLELWPEDIDLIAHLVRHHKRFDPMLTERGIRRFKALDEYPRIMEMARANIKARDGSTKAFNHNLKYLERADIPEEMTEPLLNGNEIMDFTGLQPGPVVGVIREALLKAQIEGRVNSVPDAVDFVLSYQQKEGLSPKKAEHNEE, encoded by the coding sequence ATGCCCCAGCCCCTTCGGGATGCAGTATCCATGTGCAAGACCATCAACCGCAACGGGTTTGATGCCTATATCATAAACAGCGGATTGCAGAAAGCAGTGCTGGAGGACGGCCACGAACAGGAGGTGGAGCTGGCTACGGATATTTCTTTCTCCGATCTCCAGCGCCTTTTCCCCCATGCCGTCCCAGGCAGGCAGGAGGGCCAGGTAGGTGAGATCCGGGAAGGTGAATCACTGTTTCGGCTGTATGCCGCAGATGTGGAGCCCGCCTCGCATATGGACGTGGCCATGGTCAAACTGACTCCCCGCCTGCGCAATAAGCTCCAGGAACGGGGCGAGCTTCCGGCCAACCTGGCCTGCCCCATCTTTTACGGCACCGTGGAAGCGGACGAAGGCTTTGCAGGCTGGGATGGTGGAGAAATCCGCCTGCGGGGGCTTCCGGACGAGACCCTGCGCTCCAATTTCCTGCTGGCCATTCGAGCTCTGCGGTTTGCGGTCAACTTCAATCTGCCCATCGAGGCCAATACATGGATGGCCATTGTCCGTCATGCCCGGGCCGTGGTTGATTATGTGCCGGTCTACGACATCATGGACGAATGGCGCAAGGTTGAAGCTGAGAATATGTGGCATTTTGTCCGGCTCCTGTTCGATTCTCAGATCCTGCACGGCTTGATTCCGGAAGTCGCGGCCTTGAGCCGGGTGTGGCAGGTGAAGAATGAAAGCGGGCAGGAGGAAACCGTTTTTGAGCACACCATTGAGGTCATGCGCTACTATACAGAGCAACTGCCCTATGACTGGTTCGGAACCATGGCCTGCATGCTCCATGATGCCGGCAAACTGCACACAGTTGAATACACTGAGGACAGATGGACCTTTCATCAGCATCCCCATGTAGGGGCCAAGCTTGCCCGGCTGATCCTTCGCCGTCTGGAGCTGTGGCCGGAAGACATTGATCTCATTGCCCATCTGGTCCGACATCACAAGCGGTTCGATCCAATGCTCACCGAGCGCGGGATTCGAAGATTCAAGGCCTTGGACGAATATCCCCGGATTATGGAGATGGCCAGGGCCAATATCAAGGCCAGGGATGGAAGCACCAAGGCGTTCAATCACAACTTAAAATACCTTGAGCGGGCTGACATCCCCGAAGAAATGACCGAGCCGCTCTTAAACGGCAACGAAATCATGGACTTCACCGGTCTTCAGCCTGGACCGGTTGTGGGGGTAATCCGGGAGGCCCTGCTCAAGGCCCAGATTGAAGGAAGGGTGAACAGTGTGCCGGACGCCGTTGATTTCGTGCTCTCCTATCAGCAAAAGGAAGGGCTGAGCCCCAAGAAGGCGGAGCACAATGAAGAGTAG
- a CDS encoding NAD(P)/FAD-dependent oxidoreductase, with amino-acid sequence MADVCVIGAGPSGLSCARLLRANGLDTVVVEAEDDIGGRLRTDQVQGFLLDRGFQVLQTDYPEAKRQLDYHSLDLHPFQSGALIRHDNRWIRFADPFRDPRHALSSVFSQVGGLQDKVRLWALRRRVLRSTVQDLFQEPERPMGEALARAGFSERIIERFFRPFFTAVFFDPELQTTSRMFEFVFRVFASGDAALPGKGIMSVPRQLARSFPPEMMILNAPVSRIKPGTVTLKSGQEIQAKTVVVACDGMEAARLLDMHNRHPYRSVRCIYFQAPEPPLREPLLILDSKGNGPITSMCVPSQVAPGYAPEGLSLISVTVVGQSAVADDELLRAVLSQAGEWFGSQVQAWKHLKSYTIPRALPVQRPPTPNPFRRRIRMGPGVYLAGDLGSLSSLQWALHSGRRAAETVIQDFGLTFQGSNLTEGVLDSEKTC; translated from the coding sequence ATGGCTGATGTGTGTGTGATCGGGGCCGGGCCGTCTGGGCTCAGTTGCGCGCGGCTTCTGCGGGCCAATGGACTGGATACCGTTGTTGTCGAGGCTGAAGACGACATCGGAGGCCGCCTGCGGACCGATCAGGTCCAGGGATTTCTCTTGGACCGCGGATTTCAGGTTTTGCAGACCGACTACCCCGAGGCCAAGCGGCAGCTTGATTATCATTCCCTCGACCTGCACCCCTTTCAGTCCGGAGCCTTGATCCGCCACGACAACCGGTGGATCCGGTTTGCCGATCCATTCCGGGACCCCAGGCATGCCCTGAGCAGTGTCTTCTCCCAAGTCGGCGGACTCCAGGACAAGGTGCGCTTGTGGGCGTTACGGCGGCGTGTGCTCCGCTCCACGGTGCAGGACCTGTTTCAAGAGCCGGAGCGGCCCATGGGTGAAGCCTTGGCCCGGGCAGGATTTTCGGAACGGATCATAGAGCGTTTTTTCCGTCCCTTTTTCACGGCTGTATTCTTTGACCCCGAGCTCCAGACCACCAGCCGGATGTTTGAGTTTGTCTTCCGGGTCTTCGCTTCCGGGGATGCAGCCCTGCCCGGAAAGGGGATAATGTCTGTTCCCAGGCAGCTGGCCCGGTCGTTTCCTCCCGAGATGATGATTCTGAATGCTCCGGTGAGCCGTATCAAGCCCGGGACGGTTACCTTGAAGTCCGGTCAAGAGATCCAGGCCAAGACTGTGGTGGTGGCCTGTGACGGCATGGAGGCGGCCAGACTCCTGGATATGCACAACCGGCATCCCTATCGCAGTGTGCGCTGCATCTATTTTCAGGCCCCGGAGCCGCCCTTGCGTGAACCCCTGCTTATCCTGGATTCAAAGGGCAATGGGCCCATTACCAGCATGTGCGTTCCCAGCCAGGTGGCTCCAGGATATGCCCCCGAGGGGCTGTCCCTGATATCGGTTACAGTCGTAGGGCAGAGCGCAGTTGCAGATGATGAGCTGCTCCGGGCTGTGCTGAGTCAGGCCGGGGAGTGGTTCGGTTCTCAAGTCCAGGCGTGGAAGCATCTGAAAAGCTACACCATCCCCCGGGCCTTGCCGGTTCAGCGTCCGCCGACACCGAATCCGTTTCGCCGCCGGATCCGAATGGGGCCCGGGGTGTATCTGGCCGGAGATCTTGGATCCCTGTCCAGCCTGCAGTGGGCCCTGCATTCCGGCCGGAGGGCGGCGGAGACGGTTATTCAGGATTTTGGACTTACCTTTCAGGGGTCCAATCTTACTGAGGGGGTGCTCGATAGTGAAAAAACATGCTGA
- a CDS encoding HpcH/HpaI aldolase/citrate lyase family protein: MNVIRLRRSVLSVPANKERMVHKAMGLNADEIMLDLEDSVPVQDKEGARRAAIACFQEADFGPKVRACRINDMQTPYAYRDIIDIVEQAGTSVDVLVVPKVAGPAHVSAIDLVLSQIETALNLTRKIGIEACIETAEGLSQAEAIAASSDRVEALVFGVADFTASMGAPPIGVSGHGEGETGQGRWYSVLCRLAVAAKANGLQVIDAPYGDHSDPEGLFASCRLSSGLGFDGKWAIHPSQLETINTEFSPSPERVEQARRVVAAYEQAAGGHSGSLAMEGKMVDAASVRLARSVVDKWEQMHGSRN, from the coding sequence ATGAACGTGATCCGTTTGCGGCGCAGCGTCCTGTCCGTGCCTGCGAATAAAGAGCGCATGGTACACAAGGCCATGGGCCTGAATGCGGATGAGATTATGCTCGATCTGGAGGACAGTGTCCCGGTCCAGGATAAGGAAGGTGCCCGCAGGGCGGCTATTGCCTGCTTTCAGGAGGCGGATTTCGGTCCCAAGGTCCGGGCCTGCAGGATAAACGACATGCAGACACCGTACGCCTATCGGGACATCATAGACATAGTCGAACAGGCCGGGACATCGGTTGACGTCTTGGTGGTGCCCAAGGTGGCCGGCCCCGCGCACGTGAGCGCCATAGACCTTGTTCTGTCTCAGATAGAGACCGCCTTGAACCTGACCCGGAAGATCGGAATCGAGGCCTGTATCGAGACCGCGGAGGGCCTCTCCCAAGCTGAGGCCATTGCCGCGTCCTCCGACCGGGTAGAGGCCCTGGTCTTCGGGGTGGCCGATTTTACAGCCTCCATGGGGGCTCCCCCCATTGGGGTCAGTGGGCACGGGGAGGGCGAGACCGGGCAGGGCCGCTGGTACAGTGTCCTGTGCCGCTTGGCGGTTGCGGCCAAAGCCAACGGGTTGCAGGTTATAGATGCCCCGTACGGCGACCACTCCGATCCCGAAGGCCTTTTTGCTTCCTGCCGGCTAAGCTCCGGCCTGGGTTTTGACGGCAAATGGGCGATTCACCCCAGCCAGCTGGAGACCATCAATACAGAGTTTTCGCCCAGTCCCGAGCGGGTGGAGCAGGCCCGGCGGGTGGTTGCTGCCTATGAGCAGGCAGCCGGGGGGCACAGCGGAAGCCTGGCCATGGAGGGCAAGATGGTCGACGCGGCCTCAGTCCGCCTGGCCCGCTCGGTTGTGGACAAGTGGGAGCAGATGCACGGCAGCCGGAATTAG
- a CDS encoding L,D-transpeptidase family protein: MAVCLIGPREAPAAFSQPPPASPAASSRHDRIAETIRDRLENRRFACQGELICGVELLPEFYARHEYSPVWGLEQGQMRAARNMLESIRDSAHQGMNPSDYHLGILERLLTSIQEQLPKLDARKAADADILLTDAFLTLAGHLRAGRVNPETLHPSWMAHAHAPDLVGALHRALQTTSVQKELREQLPPHAGYHRLRRAWEEYARLVQSGGWTSVPSGENLSQGDISERIPALGQRLHATHDLAQAENATVGLEFTSRIHKAVCRFQARHELRVDGVVGPKTLDALNVSARQRTRQLALNMERWRWIPRDLGTPHVRVNVADFSLVYSEGPGREMRQRVIVGKTARRTPVFSDQISHIVLNPVWNVPRSIMIEDILPKVKQDPKYLQEHSMTLLSGWGGKAEEIDPSTIDWESVDPESFPYRIRQEPGPDNALGRIKFIFPNPFAVYLHDTPNKYLFNKVSRDFSSGCIRVEHPLRLALALLQSEQGWSMQSLRRAIQSGETQTIHLSRPVPVHLLYWTAWVDDEGRTHFRKDIYSRDQKLEAAFSRTLWAESGPAPES; this comes from the coding sequence ATGGCCGTCTGTCTTATCGGACCCCGGGAAGCACCGGCTGCCTTTTCCCAGCCTCCTCCTGCATCTCCTGCGGCATCATCCCGGCATGACCGGATTGCAGAAACTATTCGGGATCGCTTGGAAAATCGAAGGTTTGCCTGCCAGGGCGAGCTCATTTGCGGTGTGGAGCTGCTGCCCGAGTTCTATGCCCGGCATGAGTACAGCCCGGTCTGGGGACTGGAACAAGGCCAGATGCGAGCGGCCCGGAACATGCTTGAGTCCATCCGCGATTCCGCCCATCAGGGCATGAATCCTTCCGACTATCACCTCGGCATACTGGAAAGGCTCCTGACCAGCATCCAGGAGCAACTCCCGAAGCTGGACGCCAGGAAAGCGGCTGATGCGGACATCCTGCTCACTGACGCATTTTTGACCCTGGCCGGACATCTGCGGGCCGGCCGGGTGAATCCAGAGACTTTGCACCCATCCTGGATGGCTCATGCCCATGCCCCGGACTTGGTCGGCGCCCTGCACAGGGCTTTGCAAACCACATCCGTTCAGAAGGAGCTGCGCGAACAGCTTCCGCCTCATGCCGGATATCACAGGCTTCGCCGGGCCTGGGAAGAATATGCCCGCCTGGTCCAGTCCGGGGGATGGACCTCGGTTCCTTCAGGCGAGAACCTGTCCCAGGGGGATATATCCGAGAGGATCCCCGCCCTGGGACAGCGTCTGCACGCCACCCATGATTTGGCTCAGGCTGAGAACGCCACCGTGGGGCTGGAGTTTACCTCCCGAATACACAAAGCCGTTTGTCGCTTTCAGGCTCGGCATGAACTGCGGGTGGACGGAGTGGTTGGCCCCAAGACCCTGGATGCCCTGAATGTATCCGCTCGGCAAAGGACTCGGCAGCTGGCCCTGAATATGGAACGCTGGCGCTGGATCCCCCGCGACCTGGGGACTCCCCATGTGCGGGTCAATGTGGCTGATTTCAGTCTGGTCTATTCCGAAGGCCCGGGGAGAGAGATGCGCCAACGGGTCATCGTGGGCAAGACCGCCAGGAGGACCCCGGTCTTCAGCGATCAAATCTCCCATATCGTCCTCAACCCGGTCTGGAATGTCCCCCGGAGCATCATGATTGAAGATATTCTGCCCAAGGTGAAGCAGGATCCAAAATACCTCCAGGAGCATTCCATGACCCTGCTGTCCGGATGGGGGGGCAAAGCCGAAGAAATCGACCCGAGCACCATTGACTGGGAGAGTGTGGACCCAGAGTCGTTTCCATATCGCATCCGCCAGGAGCCAGGACCGGACAATGCCCTGGGCCGGATCAAGTTTATCTTTCCCAATCCGTTTGCGGTGTATCTGCACGATACGCCGAACAAATACTTGTTCAACAAGGTATCCAGGGACTTCAGCTCCGGGTGCATCCGGGTGGAGCACCCCCTGCGGCTGGCCCTTGCCTTGCTTCAGTCGGAACAGGGGTGGAGCATGCAGTCCTTGCGCCGGGCCATCCAGAGCGGGGAGACCCAGACCATCCATCTCTCCCGCCCGGTCCCGGTCCATCTGCTGTACTGGACGGCCTGGGTGGACGACGAGGGCCGAACCCACTTCCGGAAGGATATCTACAGCCGGGATCAGAAGCTGGAAGCGGCCTTCAGCCGCACATTGTGGGCTGAAAGCGGTCCTGCACCTGAATCTTGA
- a CDS encoding ABC transporter ATP-binding protein — protein sequence MVHDYGYFEEDQLGKPQDLGILTRLAPFVRPYAVLVGLSLLLVLVITLCELSVPYMTKMAVDRYIVPARSEQSEGQDQESRFLRLDPQDPQVQGVVQDHPHLFRKEKGRILIAYADLSELSPESLAKIRHQDLEGLGLLVLAFLGVISVNFGANFGQRMIMELSGQRIMHDLRMQLYAHVQGLSLSFFNRTPVGRLVTRMTNDVQNLHELFTNFLSFVLKDLFMLLGIAVILLVIHWQLALVSFAVIPLVLVAATIFARRARRVFRILRIKVAEINSRFSETIEGMRVIQLFGREKANMDGFRILNHENYRAGMDQIRILAVFLPLIEVLGFLAMALIVGYGGSRVLGGSLSLGALVAFLSYIRMFFRPLRDMAEKFNLLQNALSSAERIFQILDTKEELEPAASRAQTGEPLTSVEFAGVWFGYTSQEPVLKDISFSLSQGERIAFVGPTGAGKSSLIHLLVRFYDPQQGRILINGRDITAWDITSLRSRMALVMQESFLFARTIRQTLLQGNPELTDREMVSLLEGMDLWPLISRLENGLDTVLSGRGASLSSGERQLLSMARALARDPDILILDEATSSIDSESEQKLGRAMNRLQRGRTSITIAHRLATARHADTIYVLHHGRIVESGSHTQLLDQDGYYARLHQVQV from the coding sequence ATGGTACATGATTACGGATACTTTGAGGAGGATCAGCTGGGCAAGCCTCAAGATCTGGGGATCTTGACCAGGCTGGCCCCGTTTGTCCGTCCCTACGCTGTCCTGGTCGGCCTGTCCCTGCTTTTGGTCCTGGTCATCACCCTCTGCGAGCTGTCTGTTCCCTATATGACCAAGATGGCTGTGGACCGGTATATCGTGCCGGCCCGTTCCGAACAGAGCGAGGGTCAGGATCAGGAATCCAGATTTCTGCGCCTTGACCCTCAGGATCCCCAGGTTCAAGGCGTCGTCCAGGACCATCCCCACCTGTTCCGAAAAGAGAAGGGCCGCATCCTGATCGCCTATGCCGATCTCTCAGAATTATCCCCGGAAAGCCTGGCCAAAATCAGGCACCAGGACCTGGAGGGGCTGGGCCTGCTGGTTTTGGCTTTTCTGGGAGTCATCAGCGTCAATTTCGGGGCCAACTTCGGCCAGCGAATGATCATGGAGCTGTCCGGCCAGCGGATCATGCACGATTTGCGCATGCAGCTCTACGCCCATGTCCAAGGCCTCTCCCTCTCATTTTTCAACCGCACCCCGGTGGGCAGGTTGGTGACCAGGATGACCAACGACGTCCAGAACCTGCATGAACTGTTCACCAACTTTCTGTCCTTTGTGCTCAAAGACCTGTTCATGCTCCTGGGCATTGCCGTCATCCTGCTGGTCATTCACTGGCAGCTGGCCCTGGTGTCCTTTGCGGTGATTCCCTTGGTCCTTGTCGCGGCCACCATCTTTGCCCGCCGGGCCAGACGGGTCTTCCGCATCCTGCGGATCAAGGTGGCGGAAATCAACTCCCGGTTTTCGGAGACCATTGAAGGCATGCGGGTCATCCAGCTCTTCGGCCGGGAAAAGGCGAACATGGACGGATTCCGGATCCTCAACCATGAGAACTACCGGGCCGGGATGGATCAAATCCGTATTCTGGCCGTTTTTCTTCCCCTGATAGAGGTCCTGGGATTTCTGGCCATGGCCCTGATCGTTGGCTACGGGGGATCGAGAGTTCTGGGCGGGAGCCTCAGCCTGGGGGCGCTGGTGGCCTTTCTCTCCTATATCCGGATGTTCTTTCGCCCCTTGCGGGACATGGCCGAAAAGTTCAACCTGCTGCAGAACGCACTGTCCTCTGCGGAGCGGATCTTTCAGATCCTGGACACCAAAGAAGAACTGGAACCTGCCGCTTCCCGGGCCCAAACCGGGGAGCCCCTCACAAGCGTGGAATTCGCCGGGGTATGGTTCGGCTACACCTCCCAGGAACCAGTGCTCAAAGACATTTCCTTCTCCCTGAGCCAGGGAGAACGCATTGCCTTTGTCGGGCCGACCGGAGCTGGCAAGAGCTCCCTGATCCATCTTCTGGTCCGCTTCTATGACCCCCAGCAGGGGCGCATTCTGATCAACGGGCGAGACATCACTGCCTGGGATATTACCTCTCTTCGATCCCGCATGGCCCTGGTCATGCAGGAGTCCTTTCTCTTCGCCCGAACCATCAGGCAGACCCTGCTCCAGGGGAATCCGGAACTGACGGACAGAGAAATGGTCAGTCTCTTGGAAGGAATGGACCTGTGGCCGTTGATCAGCAGGCTGGAGAACGGGCTGGATACTGTCCTCAGCGGGCGGGGGGCGTCTCTGTCCAGCGGTGAACGTCAGCTCCTGTCTATGGCCCGGGCCCTGGCCCGAGACCCGGACATCCTCATTCTGGATGAGGCCACCTCGTCCATAGATTCAGAATCCGAGCAAAAGCTGGGTCGAGCCATGAACCGTCTGCAACGGGGACGGACCTCCATCACCATCGCCCATAGACTGGCCACGGCCCGGCATGCAGACACTATCTACGTCCTGCACCACGGCCGGATTGTCGAATCCGGCTCCCACACCCAGCTCCTGGACCAGGATGGCTACTATGCCCGGCTGCATCAGGTGCAGGTATAA
- a CDS encoding ribonuclease H-like domain-containing protein, translating into MLTHTFCHLSRIGPATERSWWEEGILTWEDFRACRPSRMSPKRHQILAHELDVSQKRLETGDAAYFWANLPRPETWRVFSSFVHSTAYVDIETTGGWGGLEHITTIAAYDHNRVHTFVHGQNLEQAADILARPQLLVTYNGSCFDLPCLKREMGIPAPAAHIDLRFLLAGLGFCGGLKGCERQLGLDRGELDGFDGYMAVILWHLYTTRQDSRYLTTLLRYNCEDVINLELLMVEAWNRKTGHLPFSAPHLSLPRPELFPNPYPLHPEVLEDIRPFFSGSST; encoded by the coding sequence ATGCTCACCCATACCTTCTGCCATCTCTCCCGAATCGGTCCGGCCACAGAAAGGTCCTGGTGGGAGGAAGGAATCCTGACCTGGGAGGACTTCCGGGCTTGCAGGCCTTCCCGGATGTCGCCCAAGAGGCATCAGATCCTGGCCCATGAGCTGGATGTTTCCCAGAAACGCCTCGAGACCGGCGACGCGGCCTACTTCTGGGCAAATCTTCCCAGACCCGAAACCTGGCGGGTGTTCTCCTCCTTTGTACACAGCACTGCCTATGTGGACATTGAGACCACCGGAGGGTGGGGCGGCCTGGAGCATATCACCACCATTGCCGCCTACGACCACAACCGGGTCCATACCTTTGTCCACGGTCAAAACCTGGAGCAGGCTGCGGATATTCTGGCCCGTCCCCAGCTGCTTGTCACCTACAACGGATCCTGCTTTGATCTGCCCTGCCTCAAACGGGAAATGGGGATTCCGGCCCCGGCCGCACACATCGACCTGCGCTTCCTGCTGGCCGGCCTGGGCTTTTGCGGCGGTCTGAAAGGATGCGAGCGTCAACTGGGCCTGGACCGGGGAGAGCTTGACGGGTTCGACGGATATATGGCCGTCATCCTCTGGCACCTCTATACCACCCGGCAGGACAGCAGGTACTTGACCACATTGCTGCGGTATAACTGCGAGGACGTGATCAATCTGGAGCTGCTCATGGTAGAGGCCTGGAACCGGAAAACCGGCCATCTGCCCTTTTCAGCCCCCCATTTGAGCCTCCCGCGCCCCGAGCTTTTCCCCAATCCCTATCCCCTGCATCCAGAGGTCCTGGAGGATATCCGGCCTTTTTTTTCCGGTTCTTCGACCTAG